The following are encoded together in the Daucus carota subsp. sativus chromosome 5, DH1 v3.0, whole genome shotgun sequence genome:
- the LOC108221383 gene encoding glutathione S-transferase T3-like, with protein MNPNNLPSSNQQNSNSQNPNPQFPFPYPSPYFPNPQNFTNSQNPNFQYQFSHSQNSQFPFSYPQNSPYQFPFPPFSNSQFETQQTPINIQNSPETQVPAFGHENIIDLNDDCEETEDFREITGQWRWVEDKLLISAWLNVSIDPLIGTDQKAEAFWERIHQYCEEDNPGVIKRGVVAMKKRWQRINEGAQKFGSCYDEAQRKIGSGSNMDNIIEKAHLDHLTNYKKKSNFELHWRELHRHPKWRTPPTSASSKRTKLSSSGAYSSEGNNDTPTSDEVEPVRPKGTKAAKRKGKGKASTAEVDEWEALRVNQERKMDIMDRLNEIRLKELEAKQSEMDLQVIMADTTKMNDAQRKAHAKMLEKIMAKN; from the coding sequence atgaatcCAAATAATCTTCCCTCTTCAAATcaacaaaattcaaattctcaaaatccAAACCCTCAATTTCCATTTCCATATCCAAGTCCCTATTTTCCAAATCCGCAAAATTTTACTAATTCTCAAAATCCAAATTTTCAGTATCAATTTTCACATTCTCAGAATTCTCAATTTCCattttcatatcctcaaaaTTCTCCTTATCAATTTCCATTTCCTCCATTTTCAAATTCACAATTTGAAACCCAACAAACACCAATCAATATCCAAAATTCTCCGGAAACGCAAGTGCCGGCTTTTGGTCACGAAAACATTATTGATCTAAATGATGATTGCGAAGAAACCGAAGATTTTCGAGAAATTACTGGTCAATGGAGGTGGGTTGAAGATAAACTCTTAATAAGTGCATGGTTGAATGTATCAATTGATCCACTTATCGGTACTGATCAAAAAGCCGAAGCATTTTGGGAACGAATTCATCAATATTGTGAAGAAGATAATCCCGGTGTCATTAAAAGAGGTGTTGTGGCAATGAAAAAAAGGTGGCAAAGAATAAACGAAGGTGCTCAGAAATTTGGTTCGTGTTATGATGAGGCTCAACGAAAAATCGGGAGCGGTTCAAACATGGACAACATAATTGAGAAAGCTCACCTAGATCATTTAACTAATTACAAGAAGAAGTCTAACTTTGAGCTTCATTGGCGTGAGCTTCATAGACATCCCAAGTGGAGAACTCCTCCAACTAGTGCAAGTTCCAAAAGAACTAAATTAAGTAGTTCCGGAGCTTACTCATCAGAAGGAAATAACGATACACCAACATCTGATGAAGTTGAACCGGTTCGTCCTAAAGGTACAAAAGCTGCTAAAAGGAAAGGAAAGGGGAAGGCCTCAACTGCAGAAGTTGATGAATGGGAAGCTTTACGAGTTaatcaagaaagaaaaatggaCATAATGGATAGATTAAATGAAATTCGGCTAAAGGAGCTTGAGGCGAAACAATCTGAGATGGATTTACAAGTCATTATGGCGGATACAACGAAAATGAATGACGCTCAGCGGAAGGCTCATGCAAAGATGCTTGAGAAAATTATGGCAAAAAACTAG
- the LOC108223136 gene encoding toMV susceptible protein tm-1(GCR26) isoform X1, with the protein MGEKGDAVVYVIGTADTKMEELAFLTNSLRSHLSIFSPTSSDKVQVTIVDVSTSQKETESFGDFKFVSRKDVLSCYSEGSEKYNLQLPDDRGKAIAMMNDALQKFLTKAYKNCNLTGVIGLGGSGGTSLLSSAFRSLPIGVPKVIVSTVASGQTEPYVGTSDLILFPSVVDICGINKVSRAVLSNAGAAFAGMVIGKIERLKEACSDDEKFTVGITMFGVTTPCVTAVKDRLNKEGFETLVFHATGVGGRAMEDLVKGGFIQGVLDITTTEVADYVVGGVMACDSSRFVATLENKVPLVLSVGALDMVNFGAKGTVPSEFQQRKTYEHNEQVTLMRTTDEENKKIASFIADRLNNSSSKICVCLPEKGISALDAAGKPFFDPDTTHILINELKSLIKVNEDRQIKILPYHINDPEFANELVDSFLKIFKCVKGHNHHQAVSKPDEDLKIGNSGSGTKPQDSGVISYSLSDFPNAKPETLQRTQTILQQLKNQIKAGKPIIGAGAGTGISAKFEEAGGVDLIVLYNSGRFRMAGRGSLAGLLPFADANAIVLDMANEVLPVVKEVPVLAGVCGTDPFRRMDYFLKQLESIGFSGVQNFPTVGLFDGNFRQNLEETGMGYSLEVEMIGKAHKMGFLTTPYAFNKEESDAMAKAGASIIVAHMGLTTSGSIGAKTSVSLEESVSRVQAIADAAHRINPGTIVLCHGGPISGPEEAEFILKRTTGVHGFYGASSLERLPVEQAIKTTVQRYKAISMN; encoded by the exons ATGGGAGAAAAAGGCGATGCCGTTGTTTACGTGATCGGAACCGCCGATACGAAGATGGAGGAGCTTGCTTTTCTCACCAACTCCCTCCGCTCTCATCTCTCCATCTTTTCACCTACTTCTTCCGATAAG GTACAAGTAACGATAGTTGATGTTTCGACCAGTCAGAAAGAGACAGAGAGTTTTGGTGATTTCAAATTTGTATCGAGAAAGGATGTATTGTCTTGCTACTCTGAAGGATCAGAGAAATATAACTTGCAGCTTCCCGATGATCGAGGCAAAGCAATTGCAATGATGAATGATGCATTGCAAAAGTTCCTCACTAAAGCTTATAAGAATTGTAATCTTACCGGAGTAATTGGGCTCGGTGGAAGTGGAGGAACCTCTTTGCTATCATCTGCTTTCAGGTCACTACCAATTGGAGTACCAAAGGTCATTGTATCAACTGTAGCCAGCGGTCAGACCGAACCTTATGTTGGCACATCGGATTTGATATTGTTCCCTTCCGTGGTTGATATATGTGGCATTAACAAAGTTAGTCGGGCGGTTCTATCGAATGCTGGTGCTGCCTTTGCTGGAATGGTGATTGGAAAAATTGAAAGATTGAAAGAGGCTTGTAGTGATGATGAGAAATTCACTGTTGGCATAACTATGTTTGGTGTAACAACTCCATGTGTGACTGCTGTGAAAGACAGACTGAATAAAGAAGGGTTTGAAACCCTGGTTTTCCATGCCACTGGGGTAGGGGGCAGAGCGATGGAGGATCTTGTCAAGGGAGGATTCATACAG gGTGTTTTGGACATCACAACAACAGAGGTCGCAGACTATGTGGTTGGAGGTGTTATGGCTTGTGATAGTTCTCGCTTTGTTGCCACTTTAGAGAATAAGGTACCGCTTGTTTTAAGTGTGGGAGCCTTGGATATGGTGAATTTTGGAGCTAAAGGTACTGTTCCTAGTGAGTTTCAGCAAAGAAAGACTTATGAACATAATGAACAG GTCACATTGATGAGAACGACCGATGaggaaaacaaaaaaattgctAGTTTTATAGCAGACAGATTGAATAATTCATCATCCAAGATTTGTGTTTGCTTACCAGAGAAAGGTATATCTGCTTTAGATGCAGCAGGAAAGCCTTTTTTTGATCCTGATACGACACACATCCTCATCAATGAACTAAAGAGTCTAATCAAAGTGAATGAAGATAGGCAG ATCAAGATTCTACCTTACCATATAAATGATCCCGAATTTGCAAATGAATTAGTGGACTCGTTCTTGAAGATTTTTAAGTGTGTCAAAGGCCATAATCATCATCAAGCTGTTTCCAAACCTGATGAAGACCTTAAGATAGGTAACTCTGGTTCCGGAACGAAGCCCCAGGACAGTGGAGTTATTTCTTACAGCTTGAGTGACTTTCCTAATGCAAAACCAG AAACCTTGCAAAGAACACAGACAATACTTCAGCaacttaaaaatcaaataaaggcAGGGAAACCTATCATAGGGGCCGGTGCTGGGACTGGCATATCTGCAAAGTTTGAGGAAGCTGGTGGCGTGGATCTGATAGTCTTGTACAACTCTGGGCGCTTTCGTATGGCAGGAAGGGGTTCTCTAGCTGGATTATTACCTTTCGCTGATGCAAACGCTATAGTGCTTGACATGGCTAATGAAGTTTTACCT GTGGTAAAAGAAGTACCAGTGCTGGCTGGAGTATGTGGAACTGATCCTTTCCGTAGGATGGATTACTTCCTGAAGCAGCTAGAGTCCATTGGGTTTTCTGGAGTGCAGAATTTTCCAACTGTTGGTCTTTTTGATGGTAACTTTAGACAGAATCTGGAAGAAACTGGAATGGGTTATAG CCTGGAGGTTGAGATGATTGGAAAAGCTCATAAAATGGGATTCTTGACGACCCCTTATGCTTTTAACAAAGAAGAATCTGATGCAATGGCTAAAGCTGGGGCTTCTATCATAGTTGCTCATATGGGTTTAACAACATCTGGGTCAATTGGTGCAAAAACGTCAGTCTCGCTAGAGGAAAGTGTATCTCGTGTACAAGCGATTGCTGATGCTGCTCATAGAATCAATCCTGGCACTATCGTGCTCTGTCATGGAG GTCCTATATCTGGTCCTGAAGAAGCAGAATTCATACTGAAAAGAACCACTGGAGTTCATGGGTTTTATGGTGCATCAAGTTTGGAGAGGCTACCAGTTGAACAAGCTATAAAAACCACTGTTCAGAGATACAAAGCAATTTCCATGAATTGA
- the LOC108223136 gene encoding toMV susceptible protein tm-1(GCR26) isoform X2 has protein sequence MGEKGDAVVYVIGTADTKMEELAFLTNSLRSHLSIFSPTSSDKVQVTIVDVSTSQKETESFGDFKFVSRKDVLSCYSEGSEKYNLQLPDDRGKAIAMMNDALQKFLTKAYKNCNLTGVIGLGGSGGTSLLSSAFRSLPIGVPKVIVSTVASGQTEPYVGTSDLILFPSVVDICGINKVSRAVLSNAGAAFAGMVIGKIERLKEACSDDEKFTVGITMFGVTTPCVTAVKDRLNKEGFETLVFHATGVGGRAMEDLVKGGFIQGVLDITTTEVADYVVGGVMACDSSRFVATLENKVPLVLSVGALDMVNFGAKGTVPSEFQQRKTYEHNEQVTLMRTTDEENKKIASFIADRLNNSSSKICVCLPEKGISALDAAGKPFFDPDTTHILINELKSLIKVNEDRQIKILPYHINDPEFANELVDSFLKIFKCVKGHNHHQAVSKPDEDLKIETLQRTQTILQQLKNQIKAGKPIIGAGAGTGISAKFEEAGGVDLIVLYNSGRFRMAGRGSLAGLLPFADANAIVLDMANEVLPVVKEVPVLAGVCGTDPFRRMDYFLKQLESIGFSGVQNFPTVGLFDGNFRQNLEETGMGYSLEVEMIGKAHKMGFLTTPYAFNKEESDAMAKAGASIIVAHMGLTTSGSIGAKTSVSLEESVSRVQAIADAAHRINPGTIVLCHGGPISGPEEAEFILKRTTGVHGFYGASSLERLPVEQAIKTTVQRYKAISMN, from the exons ATGGGAGAAAAAGGCGATGCCGTTGTTTACGTGATCGGAACCGCCGATACGAAGATGGAGGAGCTTGCTTTTCTCACCAACTCCCTCCGCTCTCATCTCTCCATCTTTTCACCTACTTCTTCCGATAAG GTACAAGTAACGATAGTTGATGTTTCGACCAGTCAGAAAGAGACAGAGAGTTTTGGTGATTTCAAATTTGTATCGAGAAAGGATGTATTGTCTTGCTACTCTGAAGGATCAGAGAAATATAACTTGCAGCTTCCCGATGATCGAGGCAAAGCAATTGCAATGATGAATGATGCATTGCAAAAGTTCCTCACTAAAGCTTATAAGAATTGTAATCTTACCGGAGTAATTGGGCTCGGTGGAAGTGGAGGAACCTCTTTGCTATCATCTGCTTTCAGGTCACTACCAATTGGAGTACCAAAGGTCATTGTATCAACTGTAGCCAGCGGTCAGACCGAACCTTATGTTGGCACATCGGATTTGATATTGTTCCCTTCCGTGGTTGATATATGTGGCATTAACAAAGTTAGTCGGGCGGTTCTATCGAATGCTGGTGCTGCCTTTGCTGGAATGGTGATTGGAAAAATTGAAAGATTGAAAGAGGCTTGTAGTGATGATGAGAAATTCACTGTTGGCATAACTATGTTTGGTGTAACAACTCCATGTGTGACTGCTGTGAAAGACAGACTGAATAAAGAAGGGTTTGAAACCCTGGTTTTCCATGCCACTGGGGTAGGGGGCAGAGCGATGGAGGATCTTGTCAAGGGAGGATTCATACAG gGTGTTTTGGACATCACAACAACAGAGGTCGCAGACTATGTGGTTGGAGGTGTTATGGCTTGTGATAGTTCTCGCTTTGTTGCCACTTTAGAGAATAAGGTACCGCTTGTTTTAAGTGTGGGAGCCTTGGATATGGTGAATTTTGGAGCTAAAGGTACTGTTCCTAGTGAGTTTCAGCAAAGAAAGACTTATGAACATAATGAACAG GTCACATTGATGAGAACGACCGATGaggaaaacaaaaaaattgctAGTTTTATAGCAGACAGATTGAATAATTCATCATCCAAGATTTGTGTTTGCTTACCAGAGAAAGGTATATCTGCTTTAGATGCAGCAGGAAAGCCTTTTTTTGATCCTGATACGACACACATCCTCATCAATGAACTAAAGAGTCTAATCAAAGTGAATGAAGATAGGCAG ATCAAGATTCTACCTTACCATATAAATGATCCCGAATTTGCAAATGAATTAGTGGACTCGTTCTTGAAGATTTTTAAGTGTGTCAAAGGCCATAATCATCATCAAGCTGTTTCCAAACCTGATGAAGACCTTAAGATAG AAACCTTGCAAAGAACACAGACAATACTTCAGCaacttaaaaatcaaataaaggcAGGGAAACCTATCATAGGGGCCGGTGCTGGGACTGGCATATCTGCAAAGTTTGAGGAAGCTGGTGGCGTGGATCTGATAGTCTTGTACAACTCTGGGCGCTTTCGTATGGCAGGAAGGGGTTCTCTAGCTGGATTATTACCTTTCGCTGATGCAAACGCTATAGTGCTTGACATGGCTAATGAAGTTTTACCT GTGGTAAAAGAAGTACCAGTGCTGGCTGGAGTATGTGGAACTGATCCTTTCCGTAGGATGGATTACTTCCTGAAGCAGCTAGAGTCCATTGGGTTTTCTGGAGTGCAGAATTTTCCAACTGTTGGTCTTTTTGATGGTAACTTTAGACAGAATCTGGAAGAAACTGGAATGGGTTATAG CCTGGAGGTTGAGATGATTGGAAAAGCTCATAAAATGGGATTCTTGACGACCCCTTATGCTTTTAACAAAGAAGAATCTGATGCAATGGCTAAAGCTGGGGCTTCTATCATAGTTGCTCATATGGGTTTAACAACATCTGGGTCAATTGGTGCAAAAACGTCAGTCTCGCTAGAGGAAAGTGTATCTCGTGTACAAGCGATTGCTGATGCTGCTCATAGAATCAATCCTGGCACTATCGTGCTCTGTCATGGAG GTCCTATATCTGGTCCTGAAGAAGCAGAATTCATACTGAAAAGAACCACTGGAGTTCATGGGTTTTATGGTGCATCAAGTTTGGAGAGGCTACCAGTTGAACAAGCTATAAAAACCACTGTTCAGAGATACAAAGCAATTTCCATGAATTGA